The sequence AAACAATTTTGCATTTCTTTCAATTGTTGGGAATCTAGTACTTCAGAAAAGACTTACCAACTGTTAAGGTTTGATAACTAGAAAACAAACCTGGCAATTTTTCATATGAATAGCTTCTGGATTTTCACCTACATCAGATTGATGAAAAAATGTGCTCTTAATGCAGTCATTACATTTTTCATGAGGAAATGAGAGTTTTATCTTTTGAACCAATTAGGCCAGTGTTTGTACCGAGTTAACATCTGCTAAAAACAGCAGAGCAGATGTAGTACATACATGTTGATTCGTCATAACATAGTAGCTTTGATCTAAACGTCATATCTGTGTTAAAAGAATCACTAAATATGTTCAAAAGTTACAATTAGAATTCAGTTACTATCATTTGAGGGCTAAGGCCGTGTCCTAGAATCCAGAACCCATAAGGTACAAATATTGGCTCTGGCCaaaaattatgatgatttatacTTCCCTTTCAAACCAATAGGCATCGGTTAACTCTATCCATCAAGGCTCCTCAACAGGTATTAGTAACTCTATTTATCAAGACTGAGACTAGAACGTAGGGAAGAAATCACCTTTATTTACCACTAAATCACACTTTTAAGTGCAATAGTTTGTAGTTTAATCATTCTTGAATATGGTAATGTTCTTTATTGTAATAGTAATTCTGTCTCAAATTCCACAGAATGCTTAAATTGGCAGTTCATCCACTGCATATGTTTACACTAATTACTCAATTATATTAtaggaaaaattaaatatcattaaACCTTCAAGCAATTATCACATGTTTACCTGTAAAATTTACaaatagaaattataaaatCGTGTTTTACAATATTATAATGATTATTGCAGAGAGAGATCTAACGAGAAACATACTTATTATTTCCCTCGGAGAGAACTGGCAAAATTCCAAAGCTGAAGGAAGTtggaatttatttatttttcgtCTTTTTCTTATAAGGAGAGAGAAGAGAAGATGAAAAGTTGAGTTTGGATCCATTTTCTTGATTTCGGGTCATTTGCGGCAAGGGTCATTTTAATgattctttgaaaaaaaaaaaaagcagcaTGACTAGAAGAAGATTATAAATTCAACTAATATTGTCagtaaattcaaatataaattcgtaaattttttttatttttttaaataaaatttacgtAAAAAATATTGcagaaaaagtattaataaaacAAATTGAGGCCTTAAAATTTAGAGATGTTAAGTCATTGTTTCACTTATTTGGCTATTAAGCTGAcactgaaaaattaaaagaagtgTTTGTTTGTCAATTTGGATCGCAATTTTGTCCAACTATATTAATCTTATCCGAATTAATTGGCCCGATTAATAGATATTTAATATGTAAAGCAACTAAATTTCAATTAAACGATTCTCTTTCAAAATACTTTCAACTTTCTTCTTCTGTTTCAAATTTTCGCACATGGGTTGTTTCcttttcatatttattcatcttcgatgtatataaatatattatgtgattTTCCAATGTGTTTGTACTTTAGTAAGTTCTAAATATTCTTGATTTTCTCTTTGAATTATCTTCGTCagtatttacttttttttactttaatgtAAAACTCGATTGTGCTAATGAATAAAATCAAAGATTTCTAATACTTTCAAGTATGTAATAAAAAATTTGGGatctcaataaaaaattattttaagatacATGTTTATTTGTTGGTTCCTCattttaatgtatgaatgtaaTGATCTCATGGTTATTTGAAAAGGGGCATTGTTATTTATTCTTAACGTTAAATTTCaatcaaaaaaattgagatcACAACACAAAATTGTTTTAAGATACATGTTTCTTTGTTGATTCTTCATTTTGATGTATCAATGCAATGATCTCATAGTTATTTGAAAAGGAACGATTGGTATTCATTCTCAACGTTAAAGTTTATTTAAACTAAGACATATCTTTATGTTCATTGATGTAACTTTGaagttttcttttcaaaaaaaaaatctctctaGCAATTTGCAAAATTAAATGATCGTAATTTAATCTTTCgattataaaattttacaaaacttttatataaaaatgtcCAATTAACAgagtgttttaaaatttttatgatttgttgTTGAATTCTAGTCATCCTTCCATTCTAACAAACGATTTCTTTTATAACCAAATAAAACTGCTTAAAGTGAGACCAAAGATTAAAGGGCACAAAATTCGATGTACTTTTTATTGATCACAAATAGCTCATTTTCGTTCCTATATCGTTCTTTTTACACcccaacaattatatatatatatatatatatatagtggagcaagaagaatttaaaatgttaagtttataacattttaaaagtgtggttaatttttaaataaatatcaagACTGGTTGTTATCCATCTTAGCAAACACAGGTTTGCACAAATAGCCAATTTGCGAATTATCGTtgaaatgtataattttttgttaagtttAGCCTTTTCAAGATCGACACcacactaataaaaataaaatttagaagtaagaaaatatttgaagtcAATCCTATTAATTGCGtgaacaattttttaatttttgtctctaataaaatttagaagtaagaaaatatttgaagtcAATCATATTAATTGCGTGAACAACTTTTTGATTCTTTTCTCTAAAATTTGATTCTATACTAAAAGACCTTATTCATATGCTCGACAAAAACatatctaaatttaaaattcaagttttatAATATTTGCTCTTATTACTATTGAAACATCTCTGAGTGtgattttttataagttttgcTTTCAACATTTGTTGCTGTACACTTGAAACTAGAAAATAGAGAAACAAAAACCAGGCTTTGGctggaatttttattaatattggcTATTAGTTAAATAGTGTTAAAATAAGGTCAAAATTGATTACAAGAGCAATTCTTGCTGCAAATATTATGGCCCAAAACACTAACAAATAGAAACCCGGCCCGTCGACTCTCACAAGCTTCAAGGGACTCAACTAATTAATTCTGACACTAAACATAGTAATTAGTTATGACAAAAAGTAATTCAACTCGAAGTATATTTAAGATTTGTGAAACTTTTTTTAACGTAAAGAAAAATTCTTTATTAGATATTCCTAGTCATATTTGTAAAAGAATTTCACATAATTAGACgttgaatataataaaaatatgtttacaacatgtattaaaatatcaaaatatgatGATTCTGTAAAAACATCAGTATCAACGGAGAGAGAAACGGCAATGGCGAGCAGCACGACCAGAGGAGAGGACGAAGCGAAACAATTGGCAGCTGAGCTAGGCAAAACCCTAAAAGAAGGGGAAAGACTACTCGCACCAACAAGACGACCTGACGGAACACTCCGTAAACCTATTCGAATTAGGGCTGGTTATGTGCCTCAAGATGAAGTCGCCATTTACAAATCTAAAGGCGCTATTGTATGTAAcatacttgttttttttttcctcttttttcaaaaattatgttctgtgtttttgttttgattgattgGTGCCTGGGGGAGAGTGCAGTGGAAGAAGGAAATGGAGTCACTGCAGGATGTTCCGCCGGGTTATGATCCTGTGATGGATGAAAAGCCCAAGTCTAAAGCTGCCAAGCGGAATGAAAGGAAGAAGGAGAAGCGTCAACAGGTTAATACTTAGTTCCTGCTTCTCTTGTTTATTGTACTTATAGTAAGCACTGCCTAGATATTTTGTTCGGAAATACTTCTTGACCCGTGCATCCACTGTAGTTATGTTACCATTATGGATCTCGGCTTCACCCATTGAATAACAAATAGATTTAGAAACATATCCTGCTTTTACCTTGCCACAATCCACAGAGTGGGAAAAGATCATTAGGGTCCTTGATATGCAGTACCTTTTATATCGAGTACCTATTGAATGGAATGAGcccattttccttaaattatgTTGGGTTAGACAGCTTCATGTAGGCTATCCAACCAAAAGGGAAACTTTTAAGATGGGCTTGGCTTTGGAATAGCAATTTCCTTGCTAAGTGTCCTTGCAAGATTAAGCATATTGTAATAGCCATGTTTTATAGTGAATTTCCTTGTACTGTCACGTTTTGTAGATGATAAGTCAACCTATCTCTAATCCAATTCTTTCTTCAGTTTCTGATAGTAGCTTATGTTCCAACTACCATTTGCAATGCACTAAGCTATGTAAGTTGAGGACATAAGGTAAACTAAGTCGAGAAATCCTTTCCTCGAAGGAGTATGACCAAGCCCACGACCATGTCAGAATTTTATGTTCAATCATTCCCGCTGCAAAATAAATGTTGGTTTGAATTCCTCCCTGAAGTTTCTACTATATTCAATAACCCCGCTTCCTATGTTACAGTACGTGATTAAATATCCCTTTAGCTtcaaagagaacaaacaattgACACAGATGCTGCTAGTCGTTGTATGGTGTATATATATGGTAAGCACTGTACAGCTTTATATTCAGACTAAAGGCCGTAAAAGGAAATGACATTTACTGGGGATCTAAAGTAGGACACAGCCCGACTCCTGATACAGTTTGTTTTCAGCATAGTACCCCTCAAGGGTTCTGATGTTTCTTTGTTTGTGGATGCACCAGAAAAAGCAAATAGGTATCAGTTTCCTTCCAAGTCAATCTTCCTCAAGCAAAGCCCAGATAAGCAGAAACCCTCTCCAAGCGTTGGCATAATCCAACTAAAACAGCAATAGCTATCTGTGAGGCGTAATTTCACGTCTCTTCAGAATTTTATAAAACGAACAACGAAGTCTACAAAAGGCAAGACAAATGATGTGAAATGGATTCCTACCAGTCCAACTGATGTATGTGGCTATTAGAAGTCGAGGTATTACCCGTTCAATCCAAAAGGGAACATATATCAGAACTCCCTTGTCTCGCAGGTAGAGATGATTAGGTTCCTCTATGTGACCACGTCACTTTCGCACATGAAGTGCACCTGTTGCACAAAGTCTACCCCTTTTCTTTGTCTCGCAGGTAGAGATGATTAGGTTCCTCTATGTGACCACGTCACTTTCGCACATGAAGTGCACCTGTTGCACAAAGTCTACCCCTTTTCTAAGTTATCTTGGGAGAAGTGTTGCCACATATAGTgctttttaaacaaattaagaaaTCAAGCTGCAATAATTTTATACAGTGAAATTCCCTTTACTAAAATCTTTCCACTTGATAGTCATTTCCTCTGTTTCCCCAAAAGATGTCAGTTGTCAGTTTCTCGGTTaactgattgttttttttttttaaatagtaattTATTATAAACATAGCTCTAAGAGATTGCAGTGAAATATGTAGAATGGGATGTCAAATGCAATTGACAGTTCCCCAAAAGTATCCTATCCTATTCCTGTAGGATATCTATGAGATCTAAAATTACCTTCTAAAACTGATATTCCTACATTGAGCTATGGAAGTGAACAGTGTGCCACTGGCTCTCTGGATTTCTTGGTTATCAAAAGAGAGATGTGACCAAACCAAGGATTCTATTAGAGCTTTTTCCAGTCCATTTGCAACGAATTCTTCCTTTTAAGTTTCTAATGTGTCTCCATGGCCACACTCAATATTGTTATAGCATATGCTTTGATATCTCTTATgcttacaaataaaatatatattgttttttagGAAACAAATAATATGGATTCTTCACTCACTTGTTTGCTGTTTTctaattatcttttaaattaaaCTCAAAAGTACTTTATATTGCACTAATATGGTGTTTGAAGTAacttctattttctttattatttaatttgttgcTTCATGTTAGGAGGACACTGGTTCCCTATGATTAGGTACTTTTACCAACTCTATGAATAGAATTTCTTATTGTATTTGTCAAAAGCGGAAAAAGGGAAGGTAAAGTCTTTGTACTGAGCATTAATGTAAGACTTTAAaccattatccaaaaaaaaGGTGGAAAGAAGGAAGGTGGAATCTTACATGAGATCATTCAAAAAGTTCTTACAAGTTTGTGGAAGTCAATGGACAATTATATGTAACACAGGTGACTAAGAACTGAAAATGATAAACTGTGTAGGACTTTTCTATTCCATCCCATCTCACCTCTTGCTTTCAGCTAACCAGTATGCTTCTTGTCAAACTGCTATCATAAGTTGAAGAAAGCTGCTTCTTGACTGTTAGCCTTCTCTTGAGGCAAGAATTGACTTATTACATAAATTCTTGTTTAGGATGAAGATATTTTGGGCCTCTTGGTCATTTTACACATGTGAATATAATAATGCAACAATATGAGCTATTACATAGATGAACTAATAATGATTGGAGTCCCAAGTTTGAGGATATAACATAGGATAAAAAATAAAGGTCATTTGGGAGGTGGCGAGATTAGAATCTCTTTACTTTTTCGCCTATTTTTGTTATAAAGAGGACCAAGCCTGGAATGATCTCGTTGTAATTAAAACTGTATACAAACTGGCATGATCTCGTTGTAATATTGGTGAGGTTTAATCACACAAAAAATGTCTGAGGTTGATTAACACAATTTGTGGCAGGCTGCCCTTGAAAAGGGTAAGAATCCAGAGAACGATGAGGTCTCATCTGCTGAAAATTCAGTTGATGGTCCAGATCAGGTCCAGTCAGTTATGTCCCAGATAAACAGTCTTGCCATATCTGCAAATCCTGTTGTCCCTCCTTCAAATTCAACCGAGTCTTCTGGCATGGGAGATAGTCTGCAGGACATTGACAAAAAGATCCGAGCTCTGAAGAAAAAGGTATGTACTCTTGTGCTTCTAGTTCTCtgatggtatgccatcattCAAGAGCTATCAAGTAAGTTTGATGCATCTTAAAGCATTTTAGAGATACTCAGATATTTCTACTTTGCGTTGTATGGTCAAAATAGACTCTCTGTTTCAGTTTTGATGTACTAAATGGATGATTCAAGTTAGTTTCAAGGTAATGATGGGTTTTGTGCATTCTTTTGTAAACCAAAAATCGTATGGTCCACTAAATGTGCTGGCTCAAATCCATGTCCTACTCCAGCTATTCATTTTATGTGATTCGTTGTATATCCACTTTTAAGTTGCATTTTTCAGTCCAAGGTGCTGCTCCCATTTCCACACTACTAGCAAATGTCAAATAATGGGAATCTCAGAGCACTATTAACTCTCCAACTATGATATGAGTATTTCATTTGATTTCTGCTGATAGTCCCATCTTTCTAAAACTGCAGATAAATTAAAATCTGGTCATTGGAAAATAATCTGTAGAATGATGTGGGTTTTTATGAtctgagaaaaaataaataaaatcaatgttgTAATCACTGGTGATTTATCTGTATTACAATTCTTCTGAACCTTCAAGTTCAAGATGCACTTACCCATCTCTGCTGGAGCTTTATTCTTTTGTTGAGCTCACTAAACTTAACCCTGTTTTATTTGGTGTAGATTCGGCTGACAGAAGCTCAACAGCAGAAGACTGATGAGAAGGACATGAAGCCAGAGCAGCTGGAGAAAATGGCCAAGCTGGAAAGCTGGAGAAAAGAGTTGAAACTCTTGGAAGATAAAAAGGCTGAATTGGAAGCATCTTGAATTTTAGGCTGAAGAAGCACTTAGTTTGAATCTACGGTAGCCTGGTGGCGTTTTATTGCTGCATCAATATATTCAACACACTCGGATTTGGTTGATGGAATTGTGTGTATTTTTGTACTTTCTGCAATAGCTAGGGCGAAGCAATGTAGGATCTAATTTATGGTATTTTTCAGATAGTACTCCAATTTTTGAGGACATAGCTGCTGCTTGATCTGATTTGTCCTTTATTTCTAGATACATTGAAACTAGCAGTTGAAATACCATTTATTTACACTAATTGGCTTGTGGCATGAATGCTTTATGAATGTTATTTGGACAGAAATTCTGAAGGTGGGTCCTAAAGAAATTCTCTGAAGCTGAAGTAGGGAGAGAAGTTGTGTTGTCTGGATAGTTGTACATAGAAAACACCTCAGTTTTTGAGATGAAGTTTAGTAACTTTTCCAGCTGAACCAGTTGGCAATTTCTTGAATTCATACCGTTAGTACATTACTATCTATAGATGTTTTTActgcttttaaaaaaattattgcctCAAATAGgcattttctttcttaaaccAAGCAACTGAACTCACAAGTATATCTTTGACACAAGATAAGCCACAAAAGAATGTTGAGAACAAAATATGAAGTTGCAGCGATACACAAGGTAAGCCATAAAAGAATGTTGAGAACAAAATATAAAGTTGCCGCGATACACAAGGTAAGCCATAAAAGAATGTTGAGAACAAAATATGAAGTTGCCACGATATACTACCAATAAAAGATTTTACATAAAATTATGTTGCATCGAACAGTCAAATAATTCAAACACATTACACATACTGAGTTGAGGTCTGAATGCCAAATTTAACATTGCAAAACTGTGACCGGTCAACGTAATATTTCTGAGAACCAAGTAAAGAAGCACTCCATTTATAACTTCAGCTAGCAAGAGGTTATAGGAGTTCCTCCCGATACCAAAACTTTAACATCGTAAAACACGTGAGGCTTGAGAGCAGTCTATGAGGATTCAATATCTGATTCTTCCAATCCTTCTCTGTAGATTTCAAATTCATCAGGAGACCACCTGCATATTAAGTGGAGCCTGAAAGTAGCCATCTTCTTCCCAAGCAGACGCTGCAAGTGACCAGGTAATTGCTTTCATGGGTTTGCAATATGATGCAAGAAATATACAGAATGTTAACTATATTCAGAAATTTGATAGTTGTGAAAATCAACAAACCAGTATCCGAGCTGCCTCTGGTGACAATGGCCTCCCTTCTTCACATACAACAAAGTCAGACACGAGCTCCACAACACCTGCTCACCCCGCATGACAAAAGTCAACGAATCAGAGAGCATTAAAGATAACTATTGACATATCAACCACCAAAATCATGTTACAATCACAATCAGCAAAACAAAAGAGCAATGATAAATACCTCTGTTCAACCGCACTGGCATCCCTTGTTTCCGCAGGAATGGCTCCATCTCATGTGTGAACTGATCAAGAGGACCTTCTTGTAGCTCCACCTGATAGATTGAACCAAACATAAAAAGCCCAATATTGTACATGAGATATAAATTGGAGCAAGATAATATGTGACTATACCTCTGCTCAGGTCAACTTAGTTAAAAATATACCCAAACTATCTACTTGAACCACAGATCAATGCAATAATAATCGATGTGATTCAATTATTATAGAGCAAACAACACATGGGTACCCAAAGGCATCAAATTGGACTCGAGAAAACATCTTATGTAAGAACTCTCGAGCAAATAGCCCTTATTGTAGTTGTCAAGATGGCATTTAGCTTCTTCTATTTTGATAAAGCCGAAATGGCATTTAGCTTTACAGATCAAAAATTCACATATAACCACAAGAATGAGTTTCCCTACACCTTTGCTAGTGGGTGGTTCCTAGTAGTTTAGTCACAGGGTGCATGCAAGGTGGACACCATGATTTATATCttatattgttgatttatttctTGAAACATTTGAACCATAGTCATTAAAAAAACATGTACATAATAACCTTCTGGCATACCTTTTCAGTTGCTGTAGTGCCAGTCCTCGCGAAGTCATgttcttcatattcattaaaCAACCTAACAAAGTTTAAAATGATGAGCAAAAAATTGTGAGAAACAAAAGGAGTATGAAGCAAACATCAGGCGGGTCACGGTCCACCAGAGAATTCTGACTTCCATGCAAGGAACAAAATTACAGTACAATGTGAAAAAAGAAGTGAAAGACTTGATTAAGGAACTGTTGGAAACAAGATATCATGCATGCACTACTAAATGTCAAGCTGTGAACACAATCAGCAACAATTTGGATATAGCACAACACAGTAGGCAGGGGTAATACTAATCCCatccacccaaaaaaaaaactccctTCGACTTGATCAAGAAGCAGAGTTATAACATGTAGAGTTTGgtttttaaaatacataattgaatCTGGGTTTTACCTTTGGACCTCCTCCTTTGATAAGTTAGTAAAGCAAAGACCCGAATCGCCGCGAACAAGCTGTAAAGACAGGACATTTCAATCCAAACATGACTTACGAGTAGAAATGACATatctaaaaagaaatttcattcaAATGGATATATAGCAGATACCTTAGCAATCTTATGGAGGCCAGGACGAATCTCATCAGAGTCTGAACGACCTAGTGCTACCTGCATGACTTTGTTCGATCCCAGAAAAAATCTGAAATGGAAAGAAATAATGCTTAATATGCTACTGATAGTTAATTATGGAAGACCAAGAAAGTTCCCCATCGAGATATATGATTCCAAACTCAATACAAATTTCTATACGATAATCCTCTAGAAAATGTAATGGTTCAATGATAACATGATCATTGTATGCACAAAAATGTACTCCTGAAACAAGCACTGCCAGCCAAACAGGCCAATTCCAGGTTCAGTAAAAAAGACTTTCTAAGTTGTCCACTTGCAAAGAAGAACAGTTAAAAGTGTCAGGCTTTGAAAATTCATATGGGGTACTTAAGATTTGTATTTTTGAAAACAATGGAGATACATACAAAGCTATACTACATTATTAGTTGCAACAAAAGAGTTTCATTGACTTGGAAATGTGGTATTTACAATCTTTTAAACAACAAAGATCGCTCACTAAAACTAAAAACTAACAACTGCGTTGTCTCTCGATTCCCGAATTAAATAGCAAAAACTTGCCTGCTAGAAGACTTGAGCTGATCTCTGAACTCCTTGAACTTGAGATTTCTCATGTTTTCGAAACTAAATACGTACGCTGAACTATACTTCTCCGCGCACTCCCTTATTGAGTTAACAATGTTTTCTTTGTGCTCCTTACCCTTCTTCTTCGTCTTAGATAAGGTAACTGCAATCAAAATCCACAACACATCGACTTAATAACAACTAAGAAATCACTAAAAGTACTTAAACAACAATGAATTCATCAATCATATATGAAAACTTCAAAGATTTTACTCTACCGGCTCTGTTACGCTTCGACTTCGGCATTGCTTCTTGATTTCTTGTGAAAAGCTAAAACCCTACTTGTTGCTTAGCTTTCGAAAAAAAGAAGTATAACCTGGCCGCGCGTTTAGTTTTATGTCTGATTTAGGCCTGTAATGGGCCTAAAAGTTCACAGGCCCAGTTAACTGAAATTTTGGGCTCTGTAGTAGAATAACGCGTTATTTGGACCCTTGGGTCAATGGGATGTGAGCAAAATCATAATTTTCACAAACatatttaactaaataaaaataacacccCCCACATATTTGAGACTAAATCTAGGGTTTCACTGTTGCCTTGTTATCTGTAGTGGGTCGGACTGATTTTTCACGGTAGAGTCATAGTTTTCTGGTTTCTTCATAGTTTTCTGGTTTCTTGGTTTATTCATTGGTTTTTACTGATTGAAATTTAGTTGAGGATGGAATAGGGTTCTTGTTGATGATATTTAGTTCACAGAATGAATAATCCATGGTGAATAGCATTGTGGGGTTGTCTCTTTTTGAATCATATAGGGTTCTGGacatttttaatctaattttgtTTCTAAAGCATGAGAAATATGGTGAGTGCAGACGAGTAGTCGAATCGTATTAATCTCGGGCTTGATTGTCTCATCTAACTCACCCTTAACGAGGTTTGAGTGTTCCTCTTTAGGGTGATTGCTTATAGGATTATAATTTTGTGTCTTTTGGGGTTTAATTTTTGTAAGAGAGAAACTGGGTTGCTTGGATGCATAGAACTAAAATAGGTTGGGATGGAAACAAGTGAACCTACATTAGCCCCACAATGGTTAAGGAGCGGTAAACATGCGACAAGCTTCGTCTCCGCATCATCCCGGTTGCATCCAGGTTACTTTCATGCtctaattaggttttttttatttatgaaacatGCATTTTCATTTCACTTG comes from Solanum pennellii chromosome 1, SPENNV200 and encodes:
- the LOC107009278 gene encoding partner of Y14 and mago, translated to MASSTTRGEDEAKQLAAELGKTLKEGERLLAPTRRPDGTLRKPIRIRAGYVPQDEVAIYKSKGAIWKKEMESLQDVPPGYDPVMDEKPKSKAAKRNERKKEKRQQAALEKGKNPENDEVSSAENSVDGPDQVQSVMSQINSLAISANPVVPPSNSTESSGMGDSLQDIDKKIRALKKKIRLTEAQQQKTDEKDMKPEQLEKMAKLESWRKELKLLEDKKAELEAS
- the LOC107008240 gene encoding mRNA turnover protein 4 homolog gives rise to the protein MPKSKRNRAVTLSKTKKKGKEHKENIVNSIRECAEKYSSAYVFSFENMRNLKFKEFRDQLKSSSRFFLGSNKVMQVALGRSDSDEIRPGLHKIAKLVRGDSGLCFTNLSKEEVQRLFNEYEEHDFARTGTTATEKVELQEGPLDQFTHEMEPFLRKQGMPVRLNRGVVELVSDFVVCEEGRPLSPEAARILRLLGKKMATFRLHLICRWSPDEFEIYREGLEESDIESS